A stretch of DNA from Sphingomonas sp. SORGH_AS_0879:
GCCTCCAGGCCGTAGGCGACCGCCTTGTCGGCGTTGAACAGCACGCCGTTGCCGTCCGAGTCGTTGCCGTTCAACTGGATACCCTTCACGCGATAGGCGAAGGCGGCGGCGTTCAGGCGCAGCGTGTTGTCGAACAGCTTCGACTTGAAGCCGGTCTCGAACGACAGGTTGGTTTCCGAATTGGCGGTGGTGAAGTCCGAGTTGAACACCGCCGAGCGGCCCTGGATGGTCGGGCCACGGAAGCCCTGCGCGGCGCGGACATAGACGTTCAGGTTCGGATTGACCTCATAGAGCGCGGACAGATCCCAACTGGGCTGGGTGTCGGACAGGCGCACGTCGCGGCGACCACGATAGGTCGAGACACCGGCGGCGCTGTCGGCGGTGCGCAGCAGCCGGGTCCGCTTGGTGTCCTCGCTGATGCGGCCACCGGCGGTCAGGGTCAGGCGATCGGTCGCCTGATAGCTGACCTGACCGAACACGCCCCACGAGGTGTTGACGTCGTGCAGGCGGACCCAGTTGTTCGGGTTGGCCCCGATCAGGAAGGCACGCTGGTAGAAGTCGGTGATGTCGCGGCTGTCGAAATAGATGCCGCCGACCTGCCACTTGAACGGGCCGCTGCCGGTCGAGGCGAGGCGGACTTCCTGCGTCCACTGGTCGAGCCCGCGCACCTGACCCTGGCTGAGTCCATAGCCGTTGGGCACGCGGTTCACCGGGAAATTCGCCGCCGCGCCGCCATCGGTGTCGCCCTTGCTGAACCCGGCGGTGGTTTCATAGGCGGTGATCGAGGTCAGTTCGGCAGGCCCCAGATCCCAGGCGGCGCGCAGGGAGGTGCCTTGCGTGTCGTACGACTGGGGATTGTTCCGGCCTTCGTCATAGGCCACCCGGTCGCGCGGCTCGGCCGACACGTCGCGCGAACCCTTCTGGATCGCCCCGCGATGGAACAGCGTCGAGGTGCCGTCATACCAGCGGGCATGGCCCGACAGGTTGAACGACAGCGTGTCGGTCGGCGTGAAGAGAAGCTGGAGCCGCACGTCGCGCTCGGTAAAGCCGCCCATGGCGTCCTTCTTCGGGGTCAGCGTGCCGTCCAGGCTGGTACCCGAATAGACATTGTCCACCCAGTTGTCGCGATGCTGCACCAAGGCCGACAGGCGGAAGGCCAGCACGTCGCGGATCAGCGGACCGCCGACACCGGCGTCCATGCTGATCGTGTTGTAGCTGCCGATCGAGGCGGTGGCGCGGCTCTGGAAGCTCTGCGTCGGCTTGATCGTGTCGAACTTGATGATGCCCGCGGTCGTGTTGCGACCGAACAGCGAGCCCTGAGGGCCCCGCAGCACTTCGACCTGATCGACGTCGAACACCGGGTTCGACTTCAGCACGACATGCTCCAGCACGACATCGTCCTGGATGATCGACACCGGCTGCGACGCGCCGAGATAGAAGTCGATATTGCCCAGGCCGCGAATATAGAAGCGCGGGAAGATGCGGCCCGTCGTCGTCTCGGCATAAAGGCCGGGCACGCGGCCCGACAGAGCGAGGATGTCCTCGCCGCCCTGCTGGAAGGCGCGGATGTCCTGGCCGCTGACCACGCCGACCGACACCGGCACGCGGTTCAGATTTTCCGAACGACGCTCGGCGGTGACGACGATCTCGCCCAGGCCTTCCTGCGGTGCCGCCTGATCCCCGGTCGCGGCGGCGGTGCCCGCGCCCTGATCGGCGGCCTGTGCGATGGCCGGTACGGCCGCCAGCGTTCCCCACGCGGCGCCCAGCAGCGCCGCGGTCTTGATAACCGACTTCATAATATTCCCCAGCTCCGGCAGGCGGTACGTGCCGCCCGACTAATTGCTAATCTCCCGGTAAGGCGGGCGGTTAGAGGCGCATTATGGCGCTTGCGTGACAGAGGTGATGCACCAAAGGCACAATCGACCGGGAAAACTGGCCTGACGGGAAACGGTCCGCCGACGATGCGAGGTGAAACGGAGATCCGTCATGCCCCCGCCGTTCCGAGGCGAACCCGGTCGCGAACGAAGCCGGACGGAAATCACGCGACATGCTCGCGGGATAGGATCTCCTGATACCGATCGTCGATCGCACTGCCCCGCCACGCGACCGTTCTGCCGTGACGGGACTGTCACATTGTTGTAACCCGGTTTTGCTTGACGTGGGGTCCGGGTCTGGTCAGGGGGGCGGCGTTCGTGCAGTCTTCGGTTCATGGCCTTTTTCACGGTCCGGCGCGCTGCCGTGGCCCCAAAAGGCCATGGGTGAAGAACGCGCGGTATCGGATCACTATCGGGGTTTGCCGACTGATGTTCGCCTGGTTCCAACGC
This window harbors:
- a CDS encoding TonB-dependent receptor; translated protein: MKSVIKTAALLGAAWGTLAAVPAIAQAADQGAGTAAATGDQAAPQEGLGEIVVTAERRSENLNRVPVSVGVVSGQDIRAFQQGGEDILALSGRVPGLYAETTTGRIFPRFYIRGLGNIDFYLGASQPVSIIQDDVVLEHVVLKSNPVFDVDQVEVLRGPQGSLFGRNTTAGIIKFDTIKPTQSFQSRATASIGSYNTISMDAGVGGPLIRDVLAFRLSALVQHRDNWVDNVYSGTSLDGTLTPKKDAMGGFTERDVRLQLLFTPTDTLSFNLSGHARWYDGTSTLFHRGAIQKGSRDVSAEPRDRVAYDEGRNNPQSYDTQGTSLRAAWDLGPAELTSITAYETTAGFSKGDTDGGAAANFPVNRVPNGYGLSQGQVRGLDQWTQEVRLASTGSGPFKWQVGGIYFDSRDITDFYQRAFLIGANPNNWVRLHDVNTSWGVFGQVSYQATDRLTLTAGGRISEDTKRTRLLRTADSAAGVSTYRGRRDVRLSDTQPSWDLSALYEVNPNLNVYVRAAQGFRGPTIQGRSAVFNSDFTTANSETNLSFETGFKSKLFDNTLRLNAAAFAYRVKGIQLNGNDSDGNGVLFNADKAVAYGLEADAQWLPVRNLALSAGVSLLHSEIRDKRVFAQTCGLNGVQVCTVLDPFVTRTVFGANAYFAQINGNPLPNAPEYNVNVAAKYDIPLANQGKAFISTDWNIQGYTNFVLYRTKEFTSNGNFEGGLSIGYSAPNDDWSLSVFARNITNEKNLKGVIENYMAAVFNEPRIIGISFSGKYR